One window of the Paenibacillus beijingensis genome contains the following:
- a CDS encoding Dabb family protein — translation MRFAGDNYTFGLRITFENQQSLREYATHPVHQQFVQSLNGILDNVVVVDYPKL, via the coding sequence GTGCGATTTGCTGGAGATAATTATACATTTGGGCTGCGCATTACGTTCGAGAATCAGCAATCGCTCCGCGAATACGCTACACACCCGGTGCACCAGCAGTTCGTTCAATCGTTAAATGGGATATTGGACAATGTCGTCGTTGTCGATTATCCAAAGCTTTAA